In Tripterygium wilfordii isolate XIE 37 chromosome 17, ASM1340144v1, whole genome shotgun sequence, the genomic window ctttctttgttttcattATCGAATAAAATTAACTTTAAAACCTTAAGAACTTTAACCACGGATAAGAAGTTTTGGGATTTGTGGAGGAGCAAAATTAGGTTATTGTGACATAAGAGCAATATTTATCTTTTTAAATAAACTGATAAGCTATTACTACTTAATGAATGTTGAATGTTCAAAATCTTCATGATGTCATTGTTGGTTGTAACCTTTCCTGTATTTTTCATACTCACTTGTAATTTGAGTTTTCTTGGTATATATTATGCGCTGATGATCTCTTGTATGCATGTTTGAGTTATGCGAACCAGGGAAAAAGACTTGCATGGTCATTTGGTGTAAAGTTGGTGGTGCATGATGGTTACCAATTTTGATTTCTTATTAACGCCTTTGGCCTCCTTGAAACCTTGAAACCATTATCTAATGTAGATTGTTTTTATCGACttattattttggtttttaatatACTTTTGAGTATCGACTAGGATAAAAAAGTTCTCCTGGACTTGGGGTGTGTATAATTCTCTTGGGTGTGAGGCTATGAGATACCATTTTGCATAATCATCAAGGATTGTGAGGGTTGCTGATCCCTTTACAAGGAAAAAGCATGGGTGACCAAAAAATGGGAGAATGTTGTGCTTGTGCAGAGGTACTAAGCATTTTGTACTATAAATATGTTAGGAAGACTGTGTGTGTCATCAAATGGGAGGAAACCCCAATCAAATACAAACTGTCAAGCATAGACGGTTGGGTTCGCTTTGCTTTTGTCTTGGGGAGACACTATCGTTTGTGATGAAatcctttttattgttttggatgTGTTCTCCTCCTCCATGTTGTAATCCCTTGTATAGGGTGGCTTCCCCTGTATTTTTACGTCGTCGATTCTTAGTTGTTCAAGAGAGGAAAAACAACAGAAGCACTCACTTTGTTAGCTATTATAGCATTCAAAAAACTCTGTTAGCTATTAAGCTTTCCCTGCTAAATAGTTTGCAGGTGGGGAAATCTGACTCAGTGTTGACCCCATAAGTAACGTACCCATACTTCCTATGTACAACTCATGTAATATCTCTTATTAGAAGGTAAAATCACGTCCagattttttacaattaagtggTATTCAAAAGTCCTACAAAGTTGAACACATTGGTGCTTTAAGCAATATTTTAAGCAATATTTTTTCTGCATATTGGTGCTTTAAATGTTAATTGCACGACATATTAAAATTCACTGCTGGaaattttacatattatttTGTACTTACAATACATGCACCATTGGCTTTTCCCATTCTTGTTCTTgtgatattcttcttcttttttcctattATTACTATTGGCTACAAACTTACAAAGATATGAATCATGATGGTTCTAGTCCTGATACTCTTTTTATAGGTGCTGTTGTGGAAGCAAAACCTCAGCTGGTTGGAGTTCATGAACGAGTGAGGAGTGATATCGAGAGCAATCAACATGCAACGTTGTCTGTGCCAACTATGACAAATGGAGTAAAGCGTGCGCCTACTGCAACCAATCCTAATGCAGAGGATGCTGCAGAGCTACTAAGGTAGATTTCTTGTCTTTTCCCAAGCTAATGAACACAATTTTATGTTCTGTCTTTTGTTATACCACGGCTGTGCGTAGTCTTTTGACCAGAAATAGTTTATTTATCTTGTTGTACGTGTGAGAGTTCAAGATTGCTACTCTAAACAAGGCCCCTCACCACTTTGCCCTCAAGCCCCGCAATTCCCGTCATCCCTGAAAtaggctgaaaattttgaacaatcaaatgaataaatatCTCTTGGAGTGATTGGCAATGGGGAGCCTCATGTGCAGTTCATATGCGAGGCATTGATAGCATGTTTGGACACCACCTTGTACATTTAGGCTTCAGCCTATGGGACATTCATGTTTACAACTTTTTGGAACAAGCGAAATCCAGTACTTTGCATGGGTAAACCTGAGACGGTTAAAGCGATCCCTCTCCCCAAGCATATCTAAACAAGACTCTTCTTGTCATTCGAGTCGGACCGGTGTCTCCCAGTCGGAAAGTGTTCCTCCTCAACTTATCGCAGGAATCATTCTTGATAGGTATTGTTTGGGAATTGGGACCAAACAAATTTGCATTCGAGTCATTGTTTGGATAATGATAATGACTCATTTAAGAGCCATTTATAAAGTTTTCTAAATGTCCTATTAATATCAACTGCCAAGCCACATGATAATCCATATCTTACACTCTTCCGTATGTCCCAATAATGCCAAGCAATCTGTTGGCCCCTATGACACTGTTTCTAActtcatttatatattattcttTTGTTATCAATTTCCAACAACACCGAATCACATGTACCTGTCATGCATCACCGCTCTCATTGTTTTCTACCATCCAAACATATGTCTATGACCACATGGTTGTGTCATGAGTCCACTTGAaacacgtgtgtgtgtgtgtgcatttTATGGTTTTATTCTAGTATTCAAGGTCGCCAAGAGCAAATTCGTGCGCTCTGATACCATTTGTTGATGCAGGATTCAAATCATGTGGTAACTCAACATAAATATATCCCAAAACAGTTGCTTGTGCTGCAGGACCTCACCTGCTGCTTTAAGTCCTTCAAACCCCCctccctaaatcctaaaccatGTTAGCGTACTTATGAGTCTGTTATTTATTATGTAGGATGTGCCTGCATTGTAGAGTTCCTAAAACCTACACCAGTGTACGTGGAATGGTCTGCCCATTGTGTAATGACCGCCCTCTGGCCCCTCTTGATGAAACAAGCAAAGATCTGAAAAAGAAGGGATCTGCAATCAAAGATAAAGAAAAGAGCAAGAGGATGAAGGGCCAATCATCTCACGCTACTTGGAAGAGTGAGACGGAGATGCACCTTCGACAACAGTTTGATTAGCTGAATTTAGTAATATCTTGAGACATTCCTGTTGTGATGTTGGCGTGGTTTAGGATTTCTAGGTACAATAATATTAATCAATGCTGTCCAAGCAGAAATGTTTACCTTTGAAGCTTATGAAGCAAGCATAAGTTGTTGTTATCTGTTAGTTTTGTGGTGTTTTTCTATTTATTCTAATAGAATGCCCTGCTTTGTTtcgctctctctatctctcttttCTTGTTCACGTCCTCCAAGGTGCTTTAGTGATGACTGATGGAGGGCGTGTGAATAAGAAATCGTGCGTATCCcagttatctcaaatgttgagatggacgcacacaATTTCATTTGGATAATGTGCATTCATTTCAATATTTGGAATAATTAAAGGCAAAAGATATTGGGATTTTTAGCATTTTCTCATGTGATATTTGAATGGTGGATTGGATTCCCTATCCCAAATAGGCAAATATgataactttgaaaattttctagCAGATTAGGATTTTGTTCAAAAAACTGATCGAGACTTGTAGTTGCATATGCACCTTAGGAAATGCCATGACACCatgttttcatcatcatcaaactagAAAAACTATCTAACCCTCGGTGGCCCTTTCAGCATGGCAGCCGAGCAATGCAGTCACATCAGCGAACTGTATATATTTTTGCTTGGCTGCTGCCACCACTTTCTGTGGGATTGGAGTATTGGACCATATTTGAACGTGCAGGATCTCTTTAGAATACATTTTTTGTCATTCTTCATCTTTCAATCTAAACATTCATGATTAGGGATAATATACCAGTTGGAAAGCCCTAGTTAGGAAATTATTGTGTTTTTATATTACCAGGGTTGTTCAGGAACCTGTGCTCAAGAAAATATCAACCATAGTTACTCAAATCATTTATTGGAAATAATTTAGGATGAACTAAGTGAATCCTTAAGAACTTTTGAACGACTTTATATActtgatttctttctttatcacTTCTATCCAAGTATGTATCTTAGGTACACCCGAGTTATTAGTAGGGGTGGtaaagatggtgtgtatcaccctgACCAAGGTTCGAATTCCCATTTTTGAttaaatattttacaaattcatATTAAGATTCATAAATGAGaacttgatatatatatatatatatatatatatatatatatatatatatatatatatatatatatagacttggACAAATCGTAAGCAAAGTAGTCCTTCAATGTTAAGTTCATTTCCTGGGCTTTTTGTCTGCtctcattttgttttcttttctaagACTTAATAATtagttaataatttatttttgtccATGTGGGGCAGAAGAAATTCAATTGGAACTCCAGTGTCCTAAGAACTAAGAAACAGTTGATTGCTCTCTAACcattttgttgtttgttggGTGCATGTGTCCATCTCATTTGTTCAAAACCATTGATTACACTTCTTGCAGGAGAGATGCATGCATTAGAGGCTACCCCTTCAACTTGTATACTATCTTATATACAAAGTCATAGGGTatactatatattattatactaccaattatacatatatagatatatctaTTTTATGGTTTATGACCAAACCCATATTCATGTGTGCCACGTGGATGACAGCAAGTGCATGATATAAGCATGAAGTAGTGATGATGACCCACACTACTATAAttcctaataaaaaaaagtaaataaataaacaatgtGAATAAGCCAATAAAAACTGAATCTGCCGCAGACTAAACAGGGCTTTCAGTTGTAGATACCGTTACTTGGAAGTATCTAAGAAGCCGCTCCGTTACCCACACCAAGTTGAAGGCAGACACCCCGTGCGTAtctataatcatatatataaatacattgatagatagatatagatatagctATAGATAGAGATGTATGCCAAAACACTGGAAAAAATAATGCTTTAAACTCCCTCAAACATGTGTGATTTGTGATCAACCCAACTTCTTTTTCACGTCACTTCCCATTCTCTTTCTTAGCGGCTAGACTCCTACCCATTgtttacattatatatatatatcacacaaAACTTGACATCGTTCATTCAACCAGTTCTTAattcacttcttcttcttcttatcattcTGTGCAATATCAACTTGACACTTGAAATGGGTAGCAACAATGTTAATCTACCACCAGGTTTCAGATTCTACCCGACTGACGAAGAGCTCCTCGTCCATTTTCTTCACAGGAAGGCCACGCTCTTGCCTTGCCATCCTGATGTCATCCCTGATCTTGATCTCTATCCTTATGATCCTTGGGAGCTAGAAGGTattatatatacgcacacacacctgcatgtatatatacatgcataagCATAATTTATAACTAGATGTGACAGTTTGCTTAATTTGATTGTTTATAGGGAAAGCTCTTGGTGAGGGGAACCAATGGTACTACTATAGCCGGAGGTCGCTGAATCGAATCACAGGCAATGGGTATTGGGAACAAATAGGCAGCAATGAATCGGTTCTCACAAGTGCAGGCAAGAAAGTTGGAAACAAGAAATACCTTGTGTTCTATGCAGGTGAAGCTCCTTCCGGAATCAAAACTAATTGGATTATGGAAGAGTATTGCTTATCTGACCGCGGTTCTAGCAGTAGATCATCTTCAAGAAGAGAAAGCTCAAAGAAAGTTAGTgctctcattttctttcataaatgAACAGTTTACATTATAAGCTATTCTGTAAAACATTCTTCTAAACTTTCTTTAATGCATTAACAGGATTGGGTTATTTGTCGAGTTTCCGAGCAAAATGAGGGCGGTGACAATGATAGTGGAGAACTATCCTGCttggacgaaattttcttatcGTTGGATGATATGGACGAAATTAGTTTGCCAAATTAGAGTTAAGAATAAGAAATTGTGAAATTAATTAGTGGTCCAATGTAAGGCTTTATATCCAAATGTAGACATTACattaatatatgttattgttCCCTAATCAAAAATGCTTTATGTAGCCTAAGCCTTCAACATCACAAAAAAAGGAATGATGTAGCCACAAGTCCCATGGCACTTCAAATTCCATCATGTCTTGAGAAATGCTTCTAATGTGTATCATATGAATCCCTTCTGTAATGGCACCAAATGAGAATTTCTATGATACCGTACATGCGATATAATTTGTTCATTGCCCTTTGACAActcaacagttttttttttttccatgaatGAATTTCAATTCTAAATCAATCTCAAGACTGCTCAAAATAGATAAAACAGTATTGGTACGTACCGTCTTTTTCCACAGAATCATAGACATTCCGGCACCAAAATGTTGTGTACACAAGTGGACAAAACAATCTGCAACCACAGCCaaaaaagtgagagagagatTAATGGATGAACCAAATCCAATGTGAAAGCAATTATATGACATGCTAATTATTAATCATTATATGTTTTAACGAGTTGACCTTAATTGCGTGGACAATTTGTGCACTTAAACTATCATGAGAGGTTTTTGTTATAAGTTTATGAGGATATTTGAAGTTGCAAAGATTAGTGTGGAAAAGAAGGCAAAAACGTGAACAAGAGGTGGAGCCCAATGAGCACTGTAAACTTGGTTGGGTAATGAGCATCCCTTCCCTAGTTGCCCTTTTAGCTTTTTCTATTTTGATTGTATTTGGTAGTTGTCTTGTGTCACAATGCTAAGTAACACCCCATTACCTCTcctttttgtgattttgtgggTGCCTGCTTAGGGAAGCATTGAGTCATGTGTGATGCAATCACACACCACACTCTCAAACTGCGCAGACATTctgcataatatatatatagagatatagatatatatatgttcagtCAATTTTGCTTCAATTCAACTCCACTTTCATCAGAGAATTTTACAAGCCCAACACACGTGTCAGTGTAGCTCAGTAGGAGCATAGCGGGTGTAGGGTCCGCAACAGACACTATGGTCCAAAAACTGGAGACTCAGAACCCATCTATAAATCTAACTACAGTCTCCCACTTATCCAGTGTATCTCAAATATCCACAACCTTGGTGACACTGTACGTCTGTACCTATCATTTTCGAAAGCTATCACAAGGCACTAGAGTTACACTTACCTACATGTGTATGCGCTGTCGTTTTAGACAATGTTCCAACATCATTACCAGAAATATATGTTGAAAGTCAACCTTTTTTTACAGGAGTTTTTCAGGCTGGATTATGCCCCTTTCACATTATTTATTACTAAAAGGTCAAAAACTCAATCTTAGAGTAGACTTAGACAGATGTTATACAGATTCATTTGCCATGCCCATGACCATGTTGAATCAGTAAAAGAATATATGTAGGTTATTCTTTGACTGATATTAGTGATTTTCTGGGAATGGGATTAAGACTGTTTTTCGGGTCTTCAAATttaatcattttctttattttatctaGATGTTTTATTTAACTCCTTCTACTTGCCAATACACTAATTTGTTTTCTGTAGATTCCAACTAATGGTACTTTCCTCATGTCACAaggaaatatttttgaattcaaGTGTAAATGGCTTGCTTTGATTGACTTAATAATAGTCTGCAGTTAAGTACTCCAAATAAGTTGTAATTCAGATACAATAGGACAAATTTTAAAGAACTAATTTTAGCATTCAAGGGAAACCAGAATGTTATGCATCACCACATGAGAAAGGAAAGAATGAACTAGTTACTTACCTAGTGGTAGATTTGTTTCACTGTCATGTAGAGGTAGCACGTTCACAGCGGAATCCCTGAACCTGCATTGACAGCGGAAGCCCCGTGCAATGGTGGGTACCTAGAATGGTAAAGGAAACTTTTTATCCTAGAAGTACATGTGCTAATTGATAGAATACGTAagcataaaaagaaaataaatgaaacttaatgtctcaaattgttagCTGAAGACATCAACTATAATAATATAAGATTCTTCCACAAAATGGCAAACAAAGATAGCAGATGGCTACACATCATAGTCCATCCAGAAACAATTTAAAATTACATGGAGTGTCTGTCTGTCATTGCATTAATCCtaaatacaatatttaaaaCTGTTCATAGTTAAAGCAAACTTTTCATGGCACCTTCcaacaaaataatataaaaatcatcaaaaatgaCCAGAGGTTTGTTGACCAGAGGGCCTTTCCTGTTCTAAGGGTGTGAGGAAAACTCAGTTAGATAGGAAGTCAAACATCAGAGAAAAATATGTGAAAGACCTATTCAATGATATAGTCATCGTTTGAGTTCCAAGTTTTTGGATCTTGGAAAAGTAATACATACGACCTCAAAAGTAAACAATTTACACATAACACATATTCTGCCCAGTCTATGATGTTAACTCACGGTGTAAAATGTCTATCAGTTGGTTTTTCTCTTAATTGCCCTCTGGTCGACTCAGTAGGTTACATAAATACATCATGTAATCTTCAGTGGACTATCTTCTTCTGTTAAGTCTTTAATAAACTGTGATGCAGATGGGAAGAAGAAATATCAGAATTTTTGGAGATATGGTTATTTCAGAGCTTACAAACTATTTTGTAATTAGGTTAAGGTCAACCCTAGAGACTCTTTGAGTCGATTATTATCGTCTCTTCTTCTATTCTATACGTTCAAATCCCTTTTTCGCTATTCCTGATTTCTGTCTACTACTTTTTCCTGCATCAAACTGTCTATCGGATATCTGAGCGTTTTACCCAAACAGCCAGGCAATATCAACCAAGCCATGCCCAGGTCAACCTTGGTTCTGGTATTGTTATTACTATCTTATTTTTACTCTGCTAACCGTGTCAGCAACTAACTTGATAATGGCTCACTATTGTCATTCTCCCTCAAAATATCAGCTTCCCCTCCTTTGCATTAGTCTTCTTCCACAGACTGCTGCCTCTAGGAAGCTATTTATTGTGACACTAACAGCAGAGTTGCCAGTATATTATTACCCTACAGAGGCATCAGGGGAACCATCCTCATAAATCTGGTGAACCTTGAGCGTCTAACTCATCTAAACCTTTCCCACAATCACCTTAGTCGACTCTTCCCCAAAGACTTTTTCATCACTACAACGACTAGAGACTTGATTTAAGCTACAACAGTCTCACAGGTGTTTTACCACCATGCTCAGAATCCAGGCATATCAACAATATCTTCCTTCTTCCATTTAGCTGATAATTTGATCAGTTTTAAAGCCAGTAATATCAGCTTCACAGGCCTCATTCCTGCCTCCATCAGCTTCCAGGTATATAAGGTTCATGGATTTCTCTTACAATGATATTCGTGGGCAGATACCTCCTGTACTTGAGACATGTTCAAAACTCAAGGTTTTACGAGCAGGTTTCAACTATCTTTCAGGACCACTTCCAGATGATATTTACAGCACCATAAAACTTAGATAGCTCGAGTTACCTGCCAATGACCTTTCCACACCGATATGTGACAACATTGCCAACCTCACAAGCCTTAAGATACTTGAGCTCTATTCTAACCGTCTGGTTTAATCCCTAAAGATGCTGGTAAGATGGGCAAACTGGAGCATTTTGCGCCTTCATAACAACAGAGTCACTGGTTCTTTGCCTGCATCTCTGATGAATTGCACCAATCTCACTGCACTAGATTTATGATTCAACTACTTGGCTGGAGATCTCATGCCATTTTATTTCTCAGTCTTCGCATACTTGATATACGCAGCAATAACTTTACAGGTAGCTTGCCAATTAGTCTCTTTGCATGCAAGTCACAAACTGCCATTATGCTTGTTGCTAACCAGCTAGCAGGACAAAATACCACATACAAGCCCTGCAATCTCTGTCTCACCTTTCAATTACAAACAACAGTTTAACCAATATCAGCAGTGCAATCAAGATTCAAGATATTGATGTGTTGCAGAAACCTTTCTACTGTTCTCCTCTCcatgaattttttgaaataagcaTTACCAGATGATAACAAAATAGGACTCGTCGATAAGAGACTGCCATTTCCTATTCTGCTTCACCGACCCAAAATCTGCAACTCTAGCACTCATATCCACATCTAATAGACTAACAGTATCTAAAATTGTGTCCAAATGGTGAATTACAGGCTTCAAGCAATAGTTCAAGTAAGCATGCCTTTTGTATTTgacattttttcttattttaaataataaatttcttGTGAAAATAATCTTAGTCAACCATGTAAATATATCATCacaacaaaagcacaaaacataagagggtaaaagaaataaattggAATGAAAACCGCATCAAGATTCCAATTGCAGCCAAAGAGAAGGTAAGCGAAACAGACAATAAGCAGTAAAAATGTCGAAAAAAAATCCAGCAAAATCAaaaacaggaagaaaaaaaacagcagGGTCTTTGATACCATTTACCTAGAACTTCCTCTCTCTCAGCCTTAATCATATGGCGAAGcaatctcttttcttttttcatgtcAATACAAACCGACTGAAATCAGCTTTAGAACCAGATGATCAACGAAGATATTCTCGCGTGACCTGTAGTCGTAGACAAGGTGTTTGAGGTATTGTCACAAAGAAGAGATAGGGGTGAGGAATGCCAAACATGGTTGAGGGATGGGGGAGGGAACTGAGGACTTTACCGCACCTTCGACCGATGCCGATCAGACGAGACCTTTCACCAAAAATGCCTTGAACTAGGCGAGTTTGTGCGACTTTCAAACTGCAGCGCGGGAGGGAATGTTCACGTACTGCACTGAAGGGACAATTAAGACCTTTTCTTTTGTCAGAGTTGGAGGTTCTGGAAAGGTCCAGGAAATATTTGACTCAACTGTCATGCAGCagctaattttatttttttttaatggagaatCATATCATAAAGTTTTTAAAaattcgatttttttttacatatttgatatgagtttaaactcaaaCGATCACATccacacacacatgcacaaaAATTTTCCGTTTACATTGAAGCaaagtatttttcttttccgTCACCACCTTTGCCTCAACACCTAGTATGCGAGAGAGAATTTACCATTGTTTAAAGCTCATCCACATTCTCAAGTACTAATCAAAAATTATGAGCAGCATAATATTTTTCTCCAAAATCGTCATTTTGTTACAGAACATGATAACCAACCCAACAAAATTGGGTCTGCCGCAAAAGATGCAATACTAACATTATCCCAAGAAATCCCCCTACCCCCTTTTAACATTATCCCAAGAGATCCCGCTCCGCTCCCCTTTTCGAAGTTAACAAACTAACGCTCCATCAGAACATCATCAAAGTTCCAGTCTCTCACTAGGTCCCTGCTCACAGCACGGCTCCGGACTAATCGTGGGGGACCTGTCATTCCGCCACTACTAGGATAAGGTGGTTGAGGGGTAACTTTAGATGTCGATGGGATTGAAGAATTAGCTCTTGGGAGTGGAAGAAGTGAGTTCCTGGTTAAGCAGTTGGCAATGGTAGAACATCTTCCTTCATTATCTGAACTTGAAACAGAGTAACTCCTAAAAGAGTGCGACGGACTTTCTACGCCATGGCAAACAAGGCATGCTAGGCTCATATTTGGTCTTTGGACGGTCCCGAATCCCAGCTATCTTTTTGTTGTGAAGTACAAGCCAAATAAAACAAAGGTCAGTATCCAATTCATCATGAACCATCTAGTCATTTCCTGCAACAGAATTGATGTTCACATATTTGTGCATACCAAAATCCATAAACAACcaagtttcaagaagcataagcAAAAGTAAATCCTAGAACAAAACCGGAATAATAAGCAGTTGATCCTCTTCCctctcgtccaaatttccacaTGCGAGCAGGCACACCAACACACACAAAAGCACATTCAAAAACTGATGCCTCACATGAATTTTCTGCATCTCAACGATGTAACTACAACATAACACTCTGTATTTTACCCATTGGCTAGAATAAATGGACAGAAATACTTTAGTTCCACCTACACAGCATTCGTAGGTAGCAAGGCGTTTCATTGGGACCAAAAGTCACATTGAACATTTATGGGTTCAAGCTTGGTGGAAGTCAAAATTTAATGGATCAATAAATAAAACTCCTGGGAAAATTTAAGTGCGAATCCACTTAAGAACAAACGGAGTCGATTGTGCCGAAGCAACAATCAAATGTCATTTCTTGTtcatatataaaatttaaatataagcTCTTGGTCCTGTTAGAGCTAGAAGGCAATTAGAACTTACAATCTGGTTATagcaataaattatttaaaaaacagGACAGCCTAAGACTCCAGTAAATCTGCAACAATTACTGAAATCtgtctttttttaaaaacaagtACCAAAATCTGTAAAGTTGACATGTAAATCACATGGTACAAACGGCTTTATTTCCAAATCAAATTAATGGTTGTGCAATTAAATGAGAAATTGGCTCTCATTGGCCGCTTGATGTATTTAACATGGTAAAGACAAGGAAAAAATTCACAAGGAAAAATATAACTCCAGCATACTTCAGAAAGACTAATTATGATTTAAGTGCCTCATGATAAAAGACAACTAATCCAGGCTATGCAGGACAGATTTGTGAGTTATGCCTTGCAAGTACTTCTGGTTATCCATGGCAGGAAAATTGGAATTAAGAACTTGCATGAGAACTGGACATGAGCGACCTCTTTACCTAATATTTGCAGAGACATTTTTCCATTCAGCTCaatgaagaaccaaaaagaCCAAAATATTTCTGGAGAATACAAATGGTTGCTTACTGCTTGGAACGTGGACATCGTGGCAGGGAGTATGAAATGTTGCTAAAATTAAAGTACCTGATACTAAAAACAGAAAAGGGAGACCAAAAATGACATTTTTGAAATAGGGAAAAAATATTAAGGCACCTAGGATGTACAAACAGGAGCATTATAGCGCGCAAGATTAATTGTTATGAGAATCAGAACAACATAGTTTCAGACTTTCAGTACACTAAGAGAGTTGATAAGACAGGACAAGGACGCGATAGGATTAGCAAAGAGCACTGCTTTAGATTGTAATGGAAGGCAAAGGAGAATCAACACAGTGGATTCCAACTGATTTCTCTCGTGGAATaatgtagccaaccccaaatTGTCTAGGGTTAAGAacttaaatatgaaaaaaaaagaaaagatagagCTGTTGGAAGGAGGCGGAAGACTAAAAGATGGCTAAATAACTTGAGTGCCCTGAGCTGGTGACCAAGGTTAAAATGACTAACTCAAATATTGCAAAAATGCAAATGGCAGACACAGTATAAAAAGAATGGGTGCAACTACAAGTCTACAAG contains:
- the LOC119982256 gene encoding uncharacterized protein LOC119982256 → MSLACLVCHGVESPSHSFRSYSVSSSDNEGRCSTIANCLTRNSLLPLPRANSSIPSTSKVTPQPPYPSSGGMTGPPRLVRSRAVSRDLVRDWNFDDVLMER
- the LOC119982294 gene encoding NAC domain-containing protein 104-like; the protein is MGSNNVNLPPGFRFYPTDEELLVHFLHRKATLLPCHPDVIPDLDLYPYDPWELEGKALGEGNQWYYYSRRSLNRITGNGYWEQIGSNESVLTSAGKKVGNKKYLVFYAGEAPSGIKTNWIMEEYCLSDRGSSSRSSSRRESSKKDWVICRVSEQNEGGDNDSGELSCLDEIFLSLDDMDEISLPN
- the LOC119983065 gene encoding uncharacterized protein LOC119983065, with amino-acid sequence MSLSLLGGYSSPEEDESKEDFKFHNSSDDEGDQIYHDSSAPRSYKSVVDHSVASSRSDLPSALDAFSEISGPPEFLNNCVEDHASSIDGKGKHGRRKISREKKDLPTGAVVEAKPQLVGVHERVRSDIESNQHATLSVPTMTNGVKRAPTATNPNAEDAAELLRMCLHCRVPKTYTSVRGMVCPLCNDRPLAPLDETSKDLKKKGSAIKDKEKSKRMKGQSSHATWKSETEMHLRQQFD